The nucleotide window TGGGCAACATGTTTCCATGACAACGAATGGGAGAAACCCTAACATAGGTGATTTGAAAATATGTGTTCCCTTATAATGTAATTTTTACCAAATTGGCGTGCTATGCCTTTTGAGTGGTAAACGTCTCGAGTCTTCTAAATGTATGATTGAACACTCAAACCATAGCTCATTCAATTCATGTGAAAATTCATAACTTGGAAGAAACAAAACTTAAATATGGTTTAGATTTTTCGATAAGATTGATCTTTATAGTTACGTACGTAGAATAACGGTAAAACCCTTATAAGCTCATGTGGTTTGGATTTTATTAAAggtaaagtatattaatcagaGTATAGGCGCTCCAACTcttatacaaaaacaatatatCAATGCTTGTGAAACACGTTATCTAATATATTGAGCAAAGAGCAAAATTAATACCAAAATAAATACCAAGTTTTAATCTTTATCAAGTCAAACAGagcaataaaatcaaatataacaCCATTAAAAACATGATACTAATATTCTTCATTAGCCAAATACTCTAGATCACCAACAACTCGCCAActaatcttcatcttcttgtgATGCACCAATTCCAAGTGTGTAAAGTTCAACAAAAGATGCTTGAAAAACCTAGCCAAACATAAAACCAACATATTTTTTCACATGAAAgtttatatgaatatttttcttcaatcacttgattgaagaaaataatattgaataaTTCTTTGGACGCCCtagtagaaaatattttacaaattgtCATTTTTCGTCGACATTAATATAAAGTTAGtattttacatttaattttttgggcCAAATAGCATAGttgttagagctcacacatttgaaatgtggagaagtggggtgtgtGAGGTTCAAACCCTGACCCCTACATATACTATACAATATCTCTATCGGTTGAGATAAATTTAAGGggattatttttcatttaatttaattactgCATATTcgttattatcatttttttgaaCAGAAAACACAAAACTTTATTgataataagagaaaataagtacaAGTGGTACTCAATTTTACAAcgtgataagtgctcaaaagtgATATATTTCTTATGTTAGTTTAGGCATTTTAGTGACTTGTTCTACAAGTTATCTATGGAAAAGCTccaattttatgcatttacaCCATTTATGCTTCATATGCCTTACTCTACCCTTTTTGTGCAGGAAAATACAAACCAGAACCCAAGAATCAACCAAAGTGCATAAGTTTTATGGCTTAAGCCAGAAAACTCGCTTAAGCCAGAATTGTCCAGAGAGAGCTCGCCCTAAGCAGGCTCAAGCCAAATCCAGAAATGTCAACAAGCTAAGGTTGCATGGCAACCATCCATTGGAGTTGCGTGAGATTTTCCGCATCTGGCTTAAGCCAGATTACCCAGACTCAACCCATATAAATagatttttctcttctttttttaggGATTCACTATTGTATTAAaacattttctaatttttagagagaaactaggacttttctagagagagaaacacaaaacaaggtagttaggagtagattcaaccCAAGATTCATTGAGACATCATGAATCTAGGcatggaatcttcatcttttcttcatcctttgcaaagctatcatagacatatgtagctacatatactcttgtagttttgaggtattcaaacaagctattatgtaatcttttgatcttttaatatatggctatagcttatttattcaatattgttgttattcttgtgtttaatgttttattgagatacaaaatgatatggacacatacttttgaatctagaaatagaataacaatctatcttaagttatcactttagacatggatgttaatatttgataatcacttttaatctagaacttaatgcttttgggtaatttaattggttgggaaatcgtcgattaaattatccaatcgactttgtgatcgtttaaatgtttgggaaatcgatgtttaaacgatcccttagaaataacgatatcatttggacaagaatgatattgtcgagcgattgtgataatatcgtttaaaaagctagaatccgttaatcGATTGAGAGATTGCAGCTattacgcttggttgatgtctctgaccgcaagcgaaatagccctatctcttctcgttttacttttatgtcgaataggaaaatagttttacaaaaacaaacaatttatacccaaatacttaaaatgataaatattatgaaatacgcaactccctGCTAATAGTTTTATGACATGTAAAAATCTTACATCACAACGAATCAAATCAACTATAAGTATATCAAATGAACTATAATTATATCTTACATTTGATATCAGAAGCATATGctataattttgttttccatttttattttttatttattttgtataagtGTTAAACCATTTTTAATGTCAAATATGTTTCACGCATTCTAAGGGCgaaaaatttttatttataaagagAGATATATATACTTCTATTCATGTTAGAATGTCAGTTTTtaagagtttttgagaggagcacactccagaATTTTAAACTATATCACCAGACGAACTCAAGTGAGTTATTATTTCACACGACATTTAATatgatttctttttatttttttgaatttttgtacaTTTACTTGATTGTAGACAATAAAAAGAaatgtatattatattattacatCCGTGCAGTACACAACCTTGTCTCAAACCTAGATCACTTCCACTTTTGCTCTATAAATTGCAATACACTCTTCCAACATTGGTCTCATCTTATGAGTTAACATTGTTGCTACCTATATATTTGCTTTATATcataattatttgaattatattgtAAGCCACCGgccaaatttttttcttcttcatcttcttcatttcaaTGACACTTCAATATTCAAGCTTAGGTTGGAGCTTCAAGTTATCGATGATGAAAGGGCTTGTTTTGTGTCTCCTTGTGCTATTGAATAATGCAAATTCTTCATTTGCTCGTTTGTTATTGAATAGAACCAAAGAAGTGTCCATGTTTAGAGAGCAACTTAAAAGAACCATCCTTGATAATGGAGTTGGCCAGACACCCCCTATGGGGTAAGCATCTtttcctttctattttttttttcttcactgcTCATATTCAATAGCTCTTGCATTTAATATTTAGAACCATATCATATCATAACTTaaactaaaatgatatatataattgaCATATCACATCATATCATATCAAACAAAGCTTAAATGAAACATCAAATAATTATGGTAAGTAATTTTTCTAGTTATTATTTATTCCTCAATGTAGTAATAGAATACTTATGATCttcaattaaattatataagCTTTTTCTCTTGGAGTAATTCTCTCTCTCGATCTATGTGTTTCGAGGGGCAAAATAAGTTGCAGATAACTCGGTAAAGTTTGGCGTCTCTCTTGATCTTCCAACGCGGGATTTTTGTATTATAATTTTGAATTCTGTCGTGGTCAAGACTATTCGATTGTCGCTTTTCCTCGTGGTTTTTAGTTGTCTTTTGGGCTATGGAAccctttttattcaaaaaaatcacataatctaTATAGTGTATAGTTCACAATTAGTGATTGCTTGAACATTTTTGGGGGTGATGGAGAATGTTATTGCATGGAGGAGAGCTAATATAAACAAAGTCTTATGCATCAAATCTTAACATGTCTGATTCTTTTGCACCGTTAAGGTCCTACCCTCCATTCTTACTACATCCAATTTGGTGAGTTAGTGTGGCATAAGATGATGTAAGTGCTCCTTTATGGTGGTGGCATGTGTCTTATATATAAAGTTATAATTGATTAAGTTGCAAATATACATTAttctattttgtgtttgaaGATTTTTCATTCCTTGTTAGACTTAACTACCGACTCATATGATAAGGACTTTGATAACTTTAATCCAAAAATAGTATGATTCATGTTAGGAGGCAGGAGCTACGACTATGGagtattttttaatatacattgATTTTACCAAAACCACTAACTATAAGACATCAACTGAAAACCTTCTTAAAGAATCTCTATATATAGACATCAACTAATAACAATATTTGGCTGCTTGGTTCATGTTCCATCATTGTTTATTGCACTAGCCCACAAGAATCTCTATATATAGAAAATCTTATTTGGTCGCAAGATTATGGACATAAGATTAGGacacctttaaaaaaataaaaagttggaaagagaaaagaattaaaacatttgtattttttaaatagttaaatgatATGCATGAATTTATCCAAATCTTCTATCCAAATCGTTACACTCGagtataattaataataagagtaatgatatttatacagtcatttgatgacaatttttgtaacaatcttatttttctctcttcttattagTCAAAAAGAATATAGAGAGATGATAATAACATCATGTgaatataagagagaaaattgttcaaaagttgtcataaaatggttgtaatatatcatttatgttatcttaaataacattgcaataatgtatttgatttttatacTTCCATTTTTTTCCTAACGACcctaaaaatactaaaatatctccgacgacagttaactgccgttcgaaagactttttaaatcggttgaatcaatttaaaaagtgattgaactGCTCTTAAACGTGTCGAGCGACACTTAAGTACCGCTGAAAAGGCGAAGGATAGTTAAGTGCCTTTTGGAGAAGCTTAGGAGAAATTTGAGAAGTGAgaagagaatttttttgtgatgattatCACAACCCTCTGTCCATAGAACTTGAccatttcaaagtttttttctcTGCAGCATCGAAATTACATTTTAaagcaaatatatttttttaaataacatactttatttttttttttgcaaatataCTTCATTTAGTTGTACATTTCTTGAAAATATACATGAATAACTAACTAATTATTAAtgtatccttaaaaaaaaaaaaaaaactaattattaatgtaaaaaaaacagaTGGAATAGCTGGAACCATTTTCAATGTGATATTAGCGAAGCCTTAATCAAAGAAACAGGTAACTTAACTATCACTATGTAAAttctgaattattttttttaagtaaattctGAATTCATTGAAATATTGTTTTGTAATTGTAgatgtatttgattttatttgttatatgctTTCATTATACAGCTGATGCTATGGTGTCGACTGGCCTTGCTGATCTAGGTTACCAATATATTAATATAGGTAGGACAACATTTTGCATTGTTTATCATACTTAATCTTGTATTTCTATTTATACTtgtatatcatttatttataaagatGGCACTAATcttttttattaacttttagATGATTGTTGGGCTGAACTTAATAGAGACTCAAAGGTAATGTTAACATTTTATTACTCCCtctcaaaaaacattttattaattataattgaaaatgGTGGCAGGGTTATATGGTTGCCAAATCATCAACATTCCCTTCAGGAATGAAGGCTCTAGCTGATTATGTACATAGCAAAGGTCTAAAGCTAGGGATCTATTCTGATGCAGGGTATCACATGTTAAACTAAAactttgattttaatatttgtgattGATCAACAATTTTCACATCTATCTAACAATTTCTCTGCAGAAATCAAACATGCAGTAAAAGAATGCCAGGATCATTAGGGCATGAAGAACAAGATGCAAAAACATTTGCTTCATGGgtaatatatatatgcatttcattTGAAAGCCATTTTGCATTTATATATaaacttattttctttgttgCTTTAGGGAATTGACTACTTGAAGTATGATAATTGTGAGAATAATGATGTAACCCCCAAAGAAAGGTACCCACGAATGGGTGAAGCTTTAGTACAATCTGGAAGGCCAATCTTCTACTCTTTGTGTGAATGGTGAGTCAAATATCACTCAAGAACAATTTATAATGCTAGAAGAAACTATAATTAGCATGCATATTTTTCATGATTAATTGCATTCTCAAATATAGGGGAGCAGAAGACCCGTCAATATGGGGGAAGAGTGTGGGAAATAGTTGGAGAACAACATCAGATATCGAAGATAAATGGGATAGGTGAGGATCAATGATTTTCTACAATTTAAATATCACATGAATCTgtttcatttcttcattttccatTTGGAAACTTATCATACTCTCTCCATAGTATGATATCTTGCGCagatcaaaataataaatgggCTTCTTACGCTGGACCTGGAGGATGGAATGGTAAACATCCTAATAATATACTATTTCTCTATGATCCCTATTTACTATATCATATTGATGAATTTAAAGATCACAATCTCAGTTATTTGGTATACAGATCCTGACATGCTTGAAGTTGGAAATGGAGGTATGACAACAGAAGAATATCGTGCCCATTTCAGCATATGGGCATTAGTTAAGGTGACttgaaacaattattttaatacataTGATGTTTATATTACTCTATTCACAATAATATCATATCctctaagaaaaaaattgttttgtatatatataggCCCCTTTATTGATCGGTTGTGACATTCGAGCACTGGATGACATCACAAAGGAACTGCTAAGAAACTCAGAAGTTATAGCAGTAAATCAAGGCAAGGATGACAGACTAAAAATCCTCTAATCTCTCATAATATCCAATGCTTTTAATACTGATAACCTTTTGGTTTTGCAGACAAATTAGGAATTCAAGGGAAGAAGGTGAAAAGTAATGATGATTTGGAGGTGATTTCCTTTcccctttttgttttctttggtcAGTGCCTCTTTTTCAATTAAACCAGGGATGAGTCTCTCAGGATATTCTGATAATACTTCATGTTTTCATGTAATTGCAAAACCATGATAAAGTTACCGACCTAGTTCTAAAGTGCAAATGTGCAGGTTTATAATAACTAAGTAGAAACTAATCTTAGAAGATAACCTAAGATAACAGATCAAATGTGCAGGTTTGGGCAGGTCCTCTCAGTGATAACAGGCTAGCGGTCGTCTTATGGAATAGAAGTTCATCGAAAGCAATAGTAACTGCATCTTGGTCTGACCTAGGTCTAAAACCAGGAACTTCAATTGATGCAAGAGATTTATGGGAGGTGAGAGACATAGTTTCACTTATTTTGTATTTGACTATGTGCTGAAAGCAGAGAGTTAAAGGATAAAGATACCTATAATGTTGTGTTTTTGACTATTTATGATGAACTTTGCAGCATTCAACACAATCAAAAGTGTCGGGAGATATATCTGCTGAATTAGATTCACATGCTTGTAAGATGTATATCCTGACTCCCAACTAAATTCTCAACATGTTGAGACAGAAAAGGATGTAAACAACAAAAAGGAAGGACACATCATTAGAATTTTATTTGTCAATAGGAAATGCAGAAACAAATTAATAAGTTGTATTTCTAATAAGGTTTCCGTTTTTAATTTATACGTTTGATACCAACTTGATCCCAATATGTTATGATAAGACAAGTTGTGGAACCTAATGTTGTTACTTATACTTCTTTAATGGATGGTTATTTCTTGGTTAAAGAAGTGAACAAGGCCACATATGTATTCAACACTATTGCTCGAAGTGGAGTGATTCCTTATGTTCAAAGCTACAATATCACATTAACGAATTATGTAAGAATAAAATGGTGGATGAAGCACTTTGATGAATGAGAATTGTTGCTGACACATTTGATTAGGTTGAGACACACGGGTAATTTATCTAAATGCCCTTTGGCAGATAACTGCCGAATTTTGTGAAAAACGGCTGCaattaactaccgaggttttcctcggcagttaactgtcgccggttttatttttcttcggtagttaactgccaagGCGTCCTGAAGCCATAAAATGGCAGAACttgttacatgtgtttttacacattGTTTCAATGCCAAATCATAAAGTCAATCAAAGAAAATTACCAacataattgaaattgaaaatatgatacGGAAACGAACAATTGTCATAAAAATATGTCATCGAAATACAAACAAAGTAACAAATGTCATGAAAATGCAACGGAACGAACAAAATGTCATGAAAATATTACTACTCCTGGTCCTGCTGATGCTGCTGGTGCCTCCTTCTCGGCCTCTGGCCTCGCCTCCTGCTCAAGATCGGTGCGATCCGCTCCCTAACATGGGTCATGGCCTGAAACAACTGCTGAGggctcatgacctcctcctgaCCTATCTGCGCATCATCGTAGGCAACAGCGacactaaccatgtcataggtgtcaaAATGATGTGCATCTAAACATGTAGTCCAAAGACGATGAGACGATGTGCATCTAAACATGATGCCAAAGACGATGAGACTCCaacttcaaaaactaaaaacaaaatttttatttacgTCGTTCTTCTCTAACTAACTCTTTCCTTTAACTGTTATGAGTCATGCTTCTAGGCCTTTTTTATAATCTGTTCTATATATTAGCTATTTGAAATAAGAAATTGGCTATAGCAAGTGTAGTACACCTTGTAAAATCCTAACACAACCGATATTTCCAAGACAACGCTAATTATTACATTCTAATTCTTCAACTTCCCCCCTCAGGTTGAACCTCACTGATTTCTAGGTTTTTGAAGTATAAACAAACATACAAAAGAAACACAAATAAGAAAATTTGTTACTAATTAGGAGAGAcaactacaaaaaataaatgatgcCATAAATTGGAAATATCAGTTCAAAATATCAATGTGTAACAACAGAATCATCTCACCTAGTTTCAGTTTTACAGTAGACCTCTCGCGATCATTTCACGGAGAAGTTTCTCTGCcatatcattttcatctttttcgaACAGAGAAAGGATAactatttcataaattttaGCATCTGGAATGCAGCCATTGTCTTCCATTTTGGACAGCAAGGCCAACGCTTCCTTAAACAAACCCTTGTCACAAAACCCTTGGATCATAACAGTATATGTATAGACATCTAGATTATAGCCTTTGACCAAAAGATCTTCAAAAACTTTTCGTGCATCCTTCAATTTTCCACTTTGGCACAATCCCTTGATAAAAATAGTGTATGTGTACATATCTGGTCGAATACCCTGGtctttcaattttgttaataatGCAATTGCCTTGTCAACATGATGGTTTTTCATAAAGCATCCAATATAGAATTGTAAGTAATTATATCAGGTGGCTGACCTCTATCATGCATTATATCGACAAGGGAACTGTAAGTTACCACATCAGGAATATTTTTTCTACAATGCATTTCTTCATAGAGATTTATGGCTTCATCTATCATTTTAACCTTGCAAAATCCATTAATCAAGATAGTGTAGCTATGAACATTAGGTAGGAACCACTCCACTTTGGTTCATAGTGTTGAATATATCCTTGGCCATGTTCATTTCTTTAACTAAGCAATATCCATTCATTAAAGTGTTATAAGTGACAACACTAGGTTTGATGCCGTGTTTCATCATCATAGATAACACATATTTAGCTTCTTTCACCCTACCTTCCTTACAAAAAGCATCAACCGATATATTAAAGGTATACACATCCGGGTTGATATTTTCCGCTGTCATTTTATTGAACAAcccaattgtatcattcaatttACCAACAATGCAAAAACCACTAATTAAAGCACTGTAAGTGATAACATCAGGAGAAATTCTCTTCGCGACCATTTCAGAATATAAATCAAAAGCATCATTAACAAGTTTACCTTTGCACATACCATCAATAATGGTGCTGTACATTATCACATTAGGTTGAACCAATTTGCCATCAACTCGTCTCAGCAATTGTAGAGCAGCTCTTGTTTGCCCAACTTTACATGATCCGTCTCAGCAATTTTAATCCAATATAGAATTGTATATATTAGTGGATAATGAATGGGATGCcttataaaattatgttttcaattttctGCCGTTTTTGTTCTTTCAAACTTCAGTTCTGCCTAGCATATTTCCTGTTGTAAGAATGCAGAGTAAACAAATGTATTTACATCTATGTAGCACCAACACTCAGGCAAGTCTTGTGATCAACAGTACACTGACATGACACCTACACATGTGAGaacattcaattaatttatttcctCAA belongs to Medicago truncatula cultivar Jemalong A17 chromosome 6, MtrunA17r5.0-ANR, whole genome shotgun sequence and includes:
- the LOC11417650 gene encoding alpha-galactosidase isoform X1, producing the protein MTLQYSSLGWSFKLSMMKGLVLCLLVLLNNANSSFARLLLNRTKEVSMFREQLKRTILDNGVGQTPPMGWNSWNHFQCDISEALIKETADAMVSTGLADLGYQYINIDDCWAELNRDSKGYMVAKSSTFPSGMKALADYVHSKGLKLGIYSDAGNQTCSKRMPGSLGHEEQDAKTFASWGIDYLKYDNCENNDVTPKERYPRMGEALVQSGRPIFYSLCEWGAEDPSIWGKSVGNSWRTTSDIEDKWDSMISCADQNNKWASYAGPGGWNVIWYTDPDMLEVGNGGMTTEEYRAHFSIWALVKAPLLIGCDIRALDDITKELLRNSEVIAVNQDKLGIQGKKVKSNDDLEVWAGPLSDNRLAVVLWNRSSSKAIVTASWSDLGLKPGTSIDARDLWEHSTQSKVSGDISAELDSHACKMYILTPN
- the LOC11417650 gene encoding alpha-galactosidase isoform X2; protein product: MTLQYSSLGWSFKLSMMKGLVLCLLVLLNNANSSFARLLLNRTKEVSMFREQLKRTILDNGVGQTPPMGWNSWNHFQCDISEALIKETADAMVSTGLADLGYQYINIDDCWAELNRDSKGYMVAKSSTFPSGMKALADYVHSKGLKLGIYSDAGNQTCSKRMPGSLGHEEQDAKTFASWGIDYLKYDNCENNDVTPKERYPRMGEALVQSGRPIFYSLCEWGAEDPSIWGKSVGNSWRTTSDIEDKWDSMISCADQNNKWASYAGPGGWNDPDMLEVGNGGMTTEEYRAHFSIWALVKAPLLIGCDIRALDDITKELLRNSEVIAVNQDKLGIQGKKVKSNDDLEVWAGPLSDNRLAVVLWNRSSSKAIVTASWSDLGLKPGTSIDARDLWEHSTQSKVSGDISAELDSHACKMYILTPN
- the LOC11416155 gene encoding pentatricopeptide repeat-containing protein At1g63080, mitochondrial; the encoded protein is MKNHHVDKAIALLTKLKDQGIRPDMYTYTIFIKGLCQSGKLKDARKVFEDLLVKGYNLDVYTYTVMIQGFCDKGLFKEALALLSKMEDNGCIPDAKIYEIVILSLFEKDENDMAEKLLREMIARGLL